In a genomic window of Alphaproteobacteria bacterium:
- a CDS encoding ABC transporter ATP-binding protein encodes MNRSTEAPANEKTLITRDVPFFWRLVKLSWKYPLTVAMVSILAMLSDFVSIGLLVPFLQALMGGGIGARMADTPLGFLTPFFSNLDQLSGIRWLALAIICTTLLRVGLTYGATLLNFRFQVDVERRVRKKLFDAALFMNFDSVNKSRLSDIFFILNNLPSSVSYSMFTLVSFLPAFLSLALFSTVVLLVSWQLTVLGMGLFAMTYFLVQRINRQIRKNARDQNTIVADLHHTVMECVNGLSVIRPFTREDWAAKRYADHLASYIRALTTGVELRAKSQPIHSLASTFSLALILFFGTFVLTVDGQIWSEMIVLYLIVMARLSGPVSTILRLRSDLAAQAPGIAQVADFLRANKPQQNLAEGKPFPGIQTNIRLEHVSFSYSGNGMAVLDDVSLTLENGKTLALVGASGSGKSTLIKLLARFYSPTQGVISCNGMNIEDFEIASWRKSIGIVSQSTFLFNDTIRENIRFGKLEADDQQVEEAAKLAHAHDFILETEQGYDTLVGDRGVRLSGGQAQRIAIARALLANPSILILDEATSALDAVSEQHVQEALAFLCQDRTVLVIAHRLATIRNADHIVVLENGRVAEEGSYSSLFERRGTFWNYARLQHLSDDNEVAEPLLFSK; translated from the coding sequence ATGAACCGTTCCACAGAAGCGCCAGCAAACGAAAAAACCCTGATTACCAGGGATGTTCCTTTTTTCTGGCGCCTAGTTAAGCTGTCGTGGAAGTATCCACTGACTGTCGCCATGGTCAGCATTTTGGCGATGCTCTCTGATTTTGTTTCAATTGGATTGCTTGTCCCATTTCTCCAGGCTCTCATGGGTGGAGGTATCGGCGCACGCATGGCCGACACTCCCCTGGGCTTTTTAACGCCATTTTTTTCCAATCTTGATCAGCTTAGCGGTATTCGCTGGCTGGCCTTGGCAATTATCTGCACAACGCTGCTGCGCGTTGGGCTTACCTACGGGGCAACGCTTTTAAATTTTAGATTTCAAGTCGATGTCGAGCGGCGCGTTCGGAAAAAACTCTTTGATGCCGCACTTTTTATGAACTTCGATTCTGTGAACAAATCACGGCTGAGCGACATTTTCTTCATTTTGAACAATCTCCCCAGCAGCGTTTCGTACAGCATGTTCACCCTTGTGTCATTTCTGCCCGCCTTTCTTTCGCTTGCTCTTTTCTCGACCGTCGTTCTTTTGGTCTCGTGGCAATTAACCGTCCTTGGGATGGGGCTATTTGCAATGACCTATTTTCTGGTCCAGAGGATCAATCGGCAAATCCGCAAGAATGCCCGCGACCAAAATACCATCGTAGCCGATCTTCACCACACGGTTATGGAATGCGTCAACGGCCTATCCGTTATTCGACCGTTTACCCGTGAGGATTGGGCGGCAAAGCGCTATGCCGATCATCTTGCCTCGTATATTCGCGCCCTGACGACAGGGGTCGAGCTTCGCGCCAAGTCGCAGCCGATTCACTCGCTTGCCAGTACCTTTTCACTGGCCTTGATCTTGTTTTTTGGCACTTTTGTACTTACGGTCGACGGGCAGATTTGGTCTGAAATGATCGTCTTATACCTAATTGTCATGGCTAGGCTTTCAGGCCCGGTGAGTACGATTCTTAGGCTTAGAAGTGATCTTGCCGCACAGGCCCCGGGCATTGCCCAAGTTGCGGACTTCTTGAGAGCAAACAAGCCGCAGCAGAACCTTGCAGAGGGCAAACCTTTTCCAGGCATTCAGACGAACATTCGCCTTGAACATGTCAGCTTCTCTTACTCGGGAAACGGCATGGCTGTGCTTGATGACGTCTCGTTGACGCTTGAAAATGGAAAAACGCTTGCGTTGGTTGGAGCCTCTGGTTCTGGAAAATCAACGCTGATCAAACTCTTGGCGCGGTTTTACTCGCCGACGCAGGGGGTTATTTCCTGTAACGGCATGAATATCGAGGACTTCGAGATTGCCTCCTGGCGAAAGTCGATCGGCATTGTCAGTCAGTCGACATTTCTATTCAACGATACCATCCGCGAAAACATTAGGTTCGGCAAACTTGAAGCTGACGATCAGCAAGTTGAAGAAGCCGCTAAATTGGCGCATGCGCACGACTTCATCTTAGAAACGGAACAAGGTTACGACACTCTTGTCGGTGACCGCGGCGTGCGGCTTTCTGGAGGTCAGGCTCAACGCATCGCAATTGCCCGCGCTCTACTGGCTAATCCATCCATTCTCATACTTGATGAAGCAACTAGCGCCCTGGACGCCGTTTCGGAACAGCACGTTCAAGAGGCCCTGGCTTTTCTCTGCCAAGACCGCACGGTTTTGGTCATCGCGCACAGGCTGGCCACAATTCGCAATGCCGACCACATTGTTGTTCTCGAGAACGGCCGTGTTGCCGAAGAAGGGTCATATTCAAGCCTATTTGAGCGCCGCGGCACATTTTGGAATTATGCCCGCCTTCAACACTTGAGTGACGACAACGAGGTTGCAGAACCTCTGCTTTTCTCTAAGTAG
- the pseB gene encoding UDP-N-acetylglucosamine 4,6-dehydratase (inverting) has translation MVRDFLVPSPDLNGKTILITGGTGSFGKHFSHAVLKRFQAKKIIIFSRDEHKQVEMMPDFNEVEMDIMRFFIGDVRDEQRLDMAMNGVDVVIHAAALKHVPVAEYNPFECINTNVMGAENVVRAALRNNVPRVMALSTDKAVNPVNLYGASKLAADKIFVAANHLSGNRLTRFSVVRYGNVVGSRGSVVPLFRKLIREGATSLPITDPRMTRFWITLEQGVNFVLSSLAMMQGWEIFVPKIPSMRVTDLAASMGAGLPHKVVGIRPGEKLHELLLTEDDARGTLELEDRYLVLPASAVPEMEQYKQRGAKQVPESFRYASDTNDEWASADLINSWLSDET, from the coding sequence ATGGTAAGAGACTTTCTCGTTCCCAGCCCGGACTTAAATGGCAAGACCATTCTAATTACCGGCGGCACCGGTTCTTTCGGCAAACACTTTTCACACGCGGTTCTAAAGCGCTTTCAGGCAAAAAAGATCATAATCTTCTCGCGCGACGAGCATAAACAAGTCGAGATGATGCCAGACTTTAATGAAGTGGAAATGGACATCATGCGCTTCTTCATCGGAGACGTGCGAGATGAACAGCGCCTTGACATGGCCATGAACGGCGTCGATGTCGTCATCCACGCGGCTGCGCTCAAGCATGTGCCGGTAGCCGAGTACAACCCTTTCGAATGCATCAACACCAATGTGATGGGCGCCGAAAATGTCGTGCGCGCCGCCCTCAGGAACAATGTGCCTAGGGTTATGGCGCTTTCGACCGATAAGGCCGTCAATCCTGTCAATCTATACGGCGCCAGCAAACTGGCCGCCGACAAGATATTTGTGGCGGCGAACCACCTTTCCGGCAACCGCCTTACACGCTTTTCAGTCGTCAGGTACGGAAATGTCGTTGGCTCGCGTGGAAGCGTCGTACCCTTGTTTCGCAAGCTGATTAGGGAAGGCGCAACCAGCCTTCCGATTACAGACCCTCGAATGACGCGCTTTTGGATCACGCTTGAGCAAGGCGTCAACTTTGTTCTATCCTCGCTTGCCATGATGCAAGGATGGGAAATCTTTGTTCCCAAAATCCCCAGCATGCGCGTCACCGACTTAGCGGCGTCCATGGGGGCAGGTCTGCCGCACAAGGTTGTTGGGATACGGCCTGGCGAAAAGCTGCATGAGCTTCTTCTGACAGAGGACGATGCCCGAGGAACCTTAGAGCTTGAGGACAGATATTTGGTTCTTCCAGCTTCTGCTGTGCCCGAAATGGAGCAGTACAAACAGCGCGGCGCAAAACAAGTTCCGGAGAGCTTTCGCTACGCCAGTGACACCAATGACGAATGGGCGAGTGCCGATCTCATCAATTCTTGGCTTTCTGACGAAACCTAA
- a CDS encoding sugar nucleotide-binding protein has protein sequence MPISSILGFLTKPKQTSGCLMTLLIIGGSGTLGKALCVESRRRGIAYNGLARSGSEIELDIQDACALAGAVMAVKPTLVINSAAIVDLAVCESDPGGAYAVNARPAAILAHTCREIGAKFVHISTDHFYLGDCDVAHDETASVTLVNEYARSKWAAESFALTLPGTLVVRTNFTGWRGLQNRPTFIEWAVRSLLDRSPLTLFNDFWTSTLDAPSLAKAIFDLSFKDASGIFNVASRTVSTKQDFVAAVACQMGIDLDWTVTGSVSGLTPMRADSLGLNVSKAETALGYNLPTLQQAITSLLSSRPTGYI, from the coding sequence GTGCCGATCTCATCAATTCTTGGCTTTCTGACGAAACCTAAGCAAACAAGCGGCTGTTTAATGACGCTTCTAATCATCGGTGGGTCTGGAACACTTGGAAAAGCGCTTTGCGTCGAATCTCGTCGGCGCGGCATTGCCTATAATGGCTTGGCGCGCTCAGGCTCAGAAATCGAGCTGGACATTCAAGACGCTTGCGCCCTTGCAGGGGCCGTTATGGCCGTCAAGCCCACATTGGTCATCAATTCAGCCGCTATCGTAGATTTGGCGGTCTGCGAGAGCGATCCAGGCGGCGCCTATGCCGTAAATGCGCGCCCAGCAGCTATTTTGGCGCACACTTGCCGTGAGATCGGCGCCAAGTTCGTTCATATTTCCACCGATCACTTCTACTTGGGCGACTGCGATGTGGCGCATGATGAGACGGCAAGCGTGACCCTGGTCAATGAATACGCAAGAAGCAAGTGGGCGGCAGAATCATTCGCCCTGACGCTGCCGGGCACTCTTGTCGTCCGCACGAATTTTACCGGCTGGCGCGGTCTTCAAAACCGTCCAACCTTCATCGAATGGGCCGTGCGCTCGCTTCTTGACCGCTCGCCACTGACCCTTTTCAACGACTTCTGGACTTCGACATTGGATGCGCCGAGTCTAGCCAAGGCAATTTTCGATTTGTCCTTCAAGGATGCTAGCGGCATTTTCAATGTCGCCTCGCGCACCGTTTCTACAAAGCAAGATTTTGTCGCAGCCGTTGCCTGTCAGATGGGGATTGATCTTGATTGGACCGTAACGGGTTCGGTCTCAGGCCTGACGCCTATGCGCGCTGACAGTCTTGGCTTGAACGTCTCAAAGGCGGAAACGGCCCTTGGCTACAATTTGCCTACGCTCCAGCAGGCCATCACCAGCCTTCTCTCCTCGCGGCCCACAGGTTATATATGA
- a CDS encoding carbamoyl transferase has product MIILGLGFLSDASACILRDGELLAAVSEERLNRIKLWHGVPHASIECVLAQTGLSLQDVDLVATHGATDGAFAEIPFDDKAKLISDSSLSAERKTFQLKALQSRRDHERMVVSVRTPDYLAEVAKLGRPVRVYSHHQAHAACAFYGSGWEDALVLTADGWGEDASSTLWLGHGSELTRLSYSHTFDSLGYFYGGITKALGFIPHRHEGKVLGLAAFCADPKSYSAIADMVDVLPEEGRFLGRMENGLYLPRYDNPALAEFVMDFSREDVAAAAQRRLEEVVCALVAKQGDRARRLALAGGIFANVKLNQRLAELDNVEEVYVFPNMGDGGLSVGSAWLAHAEIYGVAPRPATSMYLGPSIDNREALACLEQSGFPFTRPANIAETVGNLLADGHVVIRCTGAMEFGPRALGHRSILYRASDASVNDWLNRRLHRSEFMPFAPATLASDAPSCYRNLDAGRSPARFMAMTFDCTQKMREQAPAAVHVDGTARPQLVSEADYPDFFAILTAYHAKTGLSSLVNTSFNMHEEPIVCSAQDALRAFSASGLPFMALGDFLVEGPDVA; this is encoded by the coding sequence ATGATTATTCTTGGCCTCGGCTTTCTTTCAGACGCATCGGCCTGCATCTTGCGAGACGGCGAGCTACTTGCTGCCGTAAGCGAGGAGAGGCTAAACCGCATTAAGCTATGGCATGGCGTTCCGCATGCATCCATAGAATGCGTTCTGGCGCAAACGGGTTTGTCGCTTCAGGATGTTGATTTGGTGGCCACGCATGGCGCAACCGATGGCGCCTTCGCGGAAATTCCATTCGACGATAAGGCCAAACTTATCAGCGACTCTTCTTTGTCCGCCGAGCGGAAGACCTTTCAGCTTAAGGCCCTGCAGTCCAGACGCGACCATGAACGAATGGTAGTTTCAGTCCGCACGCCTGACTATCTTGCCGAAGTAGCGAAACTTGGCAGACCCGTCCGCGTCTATTCCCATCATCAGGCCCACGCCGCCTGCGCCTTTTACGGCTCGGGCTGGGAAGACGCGCTTGTGCTAACGGCCGATGGCTGGGGCGAGGATGCTTCATCTACCCTTTGGCTCGGTCATGGTTCTGAATTAACAAGGCTCTCTTATTCTCACACCTTCGATTCCCTTGGTTATTTCTACGGGGGCATCACGAAGGCCCTTGGTTTCATTCCGCATCGTCACGAGGGAAAAGTGCTTGGGCTGGCCGCCTTCTGCGCTGATCCGAAATCCTATTCCGCCATTGCTGATATGGTTGACGTATTGCCTGAAGAGGGCCGTTTCCTCGGACGCATGGAGAACGGTCTTTATTTGCCGCGCTACGACAATCCTGCGCTGGCTGAGTTCGTTATGGACTTTAGCCGCGAGGATGTCGCAGCTGCCGCGCAACGCCGTCTCGAAGAGGTTGTCTGCGCCCTCGTTGCCAAGCAAGGCGACAGGGCGCGTCGCTTGGCCCTGGCGGGGGGGATTTTCGCCAACGTCAAACTGAACCAAAGACTGGCTGAATTAGACAATGTTGAAGAGGTCTATGTCTTTCCAAACATGGGAGACGGGGGACTTTCCGTCGGCTCGGCGTGGCTTGCCCACGCGGAAATTTATGGCGTCGCGCCTCGGCCAGCGACAAGCATGTATTTAGGTCCATCCATAGACAATCGTGAAGCGCTGGCGTGTTTGGAGCAATCGGGTTTTCCATTCACGCGCCCAGCGAACATCGCCGAGACTGTGGGGAACTTATTGGCTGACGGACATGTGGTGATCCGTTGTACTGGCGCCATGGAATTCGGGCCGCGAGCTCTTGGCCACCGCAGCATTCTTTACCGCGCCAGCGACGCATCCGTGAACGACTGGCTGAACCGTCGTCTTCACAGGTCGGAATTCATGCCCTTTGCCCCGGCAACCTTGGCCAGCGACGCGCCTTCTTGCTACAGGAATCTTGATGCGGGTCGCAGCCCGGCGCGCTTCATGGCCATGACCTTTGATTGCACACAAAAGATGAGGGAGCAGGCGCCAGCCGCCGTTCATGTTGACGGAACGGCAAGGCCGCAACTGGTCTCAGAAGCGGACTACCCCGATTTCTTCGCCATCCTAACCGCCTATCATGCCAAAACGGGCCTTTCAAGCCTCGTCAACACAAGTTTCAACATGCACGAAGAACCGATCGTTTGCTCTGCGCAGGACGCCTTGCGCGCCTTCTCGGCAAGCGGCCTTCCTTTCATGGCGCTTGGCGACTTTCTGGTGGAGGGTCCCGATGTGGCGTAA
- a CDS encoding Gfo/Idh/MocA family oxidoreductase, which translates to MWRKGEPIGVLGLGSIGLRHARNLIKLGQQVIGFDPNLERRHLLEQAGGGTTTERKDVLGCAALVIASPPGQHLQDLAEAVALGHSCLIEKPIAHTDQGLQQILDHADSAGLIVYVGFMLRFHACVTQAKQALESGEIGRPLWARFLASAYLPSWRPYQDYRNGYAADPATGGVLFDDIHEIDLATYLLGRASLSGAAVSNSQTLGLASEDVAQLILSHQGGHISTIHLDYCSRPARREVEIMGTLGSLRLDLIARRLQMIDLDGRIVTDATLPGSFDQDYEEEMRSYLACLEGKALPPCDGRGAAEVLDIVLRARRLCSLPVL; encoded by the coding sequence ATGTGGCGTAAGGGCGAGCCGATCGGCGTTCTGGGTTTGGGATCAATCGGGTTGCGCCACGCGCGCAACTTGATCAAACTTGGGCAACAGGTCATTGGCTTCGACCCAAACCTTGAGCGGCGCCATCTTCTTGAGCAGGCAGGGGGAGGTACAACGACCGAGCGCAAGGACGTCTTGGGTTGCGCTGCCCTGGTCATTGCTTCCCCTCCTGGCCAGCATTTGCAGGATCTGGCTGAAGCCGTGGCGCTTGGCCATTCGTGCTTGATAGAGAAACCTATCGCACACACGGACCAGGGACTGCAACAAATCTTGGATCATGCCGACAGCGCTGGTTTGATTGTCTATGTTGGGTTCATGCTGCGCTTTCACGCCTGCGTCACGCAAGCCAAACAGGCGCTTGAGAGCGGCGAGATTGGCCGCCCACTTTGGGCGCGATTCTTGGCGTCTGCATATTTGCCCTCGTGGCGGCCATATCAAGATTACCGAAATGGCTACGCCGCCGACCCTGCTACCGGTGGCGTGCTGTTCGACGACATTCACGAGATAGACCTAGCCACATACCTGCTCGGGCGCGCCAGCCTTTCCGGCGCTGCAGTTTCAAACAGCCAAACGCTTGGTCTGGCGTCTGAAGACGTGGCTCAATTGATCCTAAGCCACCAGGGTGGACACATAAGCACGATCCACCTTGATTACTGCAGTCGGCCCGCGCGCCGTGAAGTTGAGATCATGGGGACGCTTGGCTCGTTGCGCCTTGATCTGATCGCAAGGCGTTTGCAGATGATCGACTTAGATGGTCGCATTGTGACAGATGCAACTTTGCCCGGTTCCTTCGATCAAGACTACGAAGAGGAAATGCGCAGCTACCTTGCCTGCCTTGAAGGCAAGGCTTTGCCGCCTTGCGACGGACGCGGAGCAGCGGAGGTTCTTGACATTGTTCTGCGGGCAAGGCGGCTTTGCTCTTTGCCCGTCCTTTGA
- the hisH gene encoding imidazole glycerol phosphate synthase subunit HisH encodes MTLAIVNLGISNVSSVEHAFDRLGVGWSRADSPQDIESASAVVLPGVGAFPDGMRRLAAKGLVEPLRRHAGTQRKPLLGICLGMQLLADLGEEHEPTQGLGLIPGKVTRLQPQEGARVPNIGWCGVEAAANSRLFSCAKTDPTFYFVHSYQFICESSGHVSATMRFGSTSVVAAVESGQTFGVQFHPEKSQDAGMDLLEAFVKIIGMRIGS; translated from the coding sequence TTGACGCTGGCAATTGTGAATCTAGGCATCAGCAACGTCAGTTCGGTCGAACACGCTTTTGACAGGTTGGGCGTTGGCTGGTCGCGCGCCGATAGTCCGCAAGATATTGAAAGCGCCAGCGCAGTCGTCCTGCCGGGCGTCGGCGCATTTCCTGACGGAATGAGGCGTCTTGCCGCCAAGGGACTTGTTGAACCCCTAAGACGCCATGCGGGAACCCAGAGAAAACCCTTGCTTGGTATTTGCCTTGGCATGCAACTGCTAGCCGACCTGGGCGAGGAGCACGAACCTACGCAAGGTTTGGGCCTTATTCCCGGCAAGGTTACGCGGCTTCAGCCGCAGGAGGGGGCTCGCGTGCCGAATATTGGATGGTGCGGCGTGGAAGCGGCCGCCAATTCACGCCTTTTCTCGTGCGCCAAGACAGATCCTACCTTCTACTTCGTGCACAGTTACCAATTCATATGCGAAAGCTCAGGTCACGTTTCCGCTACAATGCGGTTTGGCTCCACTTCTGTCGTGGCGGCCGTCGAATCGGGTCAGACCTTTGGCGTTCAGTTCCATCCTGAAAAGAGCCAGGATGCTGGAATGGACCTTCTTGAGGCCTTTGTCAAAATCATTGGCATGCGGATCGGAAGTTAG
- the hisF gene encoding imidazole glycerol phosphate synthase subunit HisF encodes MPFPRLIPCLLLKNGLLMRSQLFKVHQVIGNPMSTVERFSSWNVDELVILDISAEDRHDLRRDDLAHRYDGSTALDVLKAIARVCCMPLAFGGRIRSLDDISARLEAGADKVVINSQALKSPQFIANAARRFGSQCIVVSIDAKRAADGSYEAFSDSGVCPSGKTASAWAREVENLGAGEILLNSIDRDGSGLGYDLDLVRSVTESVAIPVIALGGVGNYGHFALGVKDGGASAVSAANIFHFFELSYPLAKQSCIDAGIPMRRVSLNSRWFPREPVFDVQAENARLEKRMARARAIQSDGPDADPFPPSHDARPKASWCTKCTYPYLSAAPMEMDDQGVCMGCRMSEVKQAIPMSEWNRRRDLLKEIVEQARCRDGSRHDCVIAVSGGKDSYFQAHVLKNEFGLNPLLVTYNGNNYTPVGWRNLHRMKEAFGLDHVIYAPNVDALKKLNRLSFKVMGDMNWHAHAGITTIPVRIAAQNKIPLVFWGEHGYLDLCGQFSMNDFPEMSYRDRLEHFARSYEWNYFEGREGLTSQDLIPWKYPSDQELFDLNMRGIYLGNYVYWEANNHTDMVIERYGFEVSDEPFDRTYRRMSNLDDMHENGIHDYLKFIKFGYGRCTDHTSKDLRAGLMDRTKALELVMSYDPVKPRDLARWLQYVGMSEAEFDAIADTFRDPRVWWREGGKWVKHDIIEQG; translated from the coding sequence ATGCCCTTTCCTCGTTTAATTCCCTGTCTGCTGCTCAAGAACGGTTTGCTGATGCGCAGCCAGTTGTTCAAGGTTCATCAGGTTATCGGCAACCCAATGAGCACGGTCGAACGGTTCTCGTCGTGGAACGTCGACGAGTTGGTTATTCTCGACATCAGCGCCGAAGACCGGCATGACCTGCGCCGCGACGATCTGGCACACCGCTACGACGGATCAACCGCCCTGGATGTCTTGAAGGCCATCGCCCGCGTTTGCTGCATGCCGCTGGCATTTGGCGGGCGCATACGGTCATTGGATGACATTTCCGCAAGGCTGGAAGCCGGAGCGGACAAGGTCGTCATCAACAGCCAGGCTTTGAAGTCTCCGCAATTCATTGCAAACGCCGCCAGGCGCTTTGGCAGCCAGTGTATCGTCGTCAGCATTGATGCTAAGCGTGCAGCCGATGGAAGTTACGAGGCATTCTCCGACAGCGGCGTCTGCCCTTCCGGCAAGACGGCATCCGCCTGGGCGCGGGAAGTTGAAAACCTGGGCGCCGGTGAGATTCTGCTGAACTCTATCGACAGAGACGGTTCTGGTCTTGGATATGACCTTGATTTGGTTCGGTCGGTAACTGAAAGCGTTGCCATTCCCGTCATCGCGCTTGGGGGCGTGGGCAATTACGGGCATTTCGCGCTAGGCGTCAAGGATGGCGGGGCGTCGGCCGTTTCGGCCGCCAACATCTTTCATTTCTTTGAACTCAGCTATCCATTGGCGAAGCAATCTTGCATTGATGCTGGCATTCCCATGCGTCGCGTTTCGCTTAACAGTCGGTGGTTTCCGCGAGAACCTGTTTTTGACGTACAGGCTGAAAATGCGAGGCTTGAAAAGCGGATGGCGCGAGCCAGGGCCATTCAGAGCGATGGGCCTGACGCAGACCCGTTTCCGCCGTCGCATGACGCAAGGCCAAAAGCCAGCTGGTGTACGAAATGCACTTACCCCTACCTATCTGCGGCGCCGATGGAGATGGATGACCAAGGCGTCTGCATGGGTTGCCGCATGTCAGAGGTCAAGCAAGCGATTCCGATGTCTGAGTGGAATCGTAGACGAGATCTTCTAAAGGAGATCGTCGAGCAGGCACGATGCCGCGACGGCAGCAGACACGATTGCGTGATTGCGGTTTCAGGCGGCAAGGACAGCTATTTTCAAGCGCATGTACTGAAGAATGAATTTGGCCTTAATCCATTGCTCGTCACATACAATGGAAATAACTATACGCCGGTTGGATGGCGAAACCTTCATCGCATGAAGGAGGCTTTTGGTCTCGACCATGTGATTTATGCCCCAAATGTTGACGCGCTGAAAAAGTTGAACCGCCTCTCCTTTAAAGTCATGGGAGACATGAACTGGCACGCCCATGCGGGCATTACCACCATTCCAGTCCGCATCGCGGCACAGAACAAAATCCCGCTGGTATTCTGGGGCGAGCATGGCTATCTCGACCTTTGCGGACAGTTCTCGATGAACGACTTTCCAGAGATGAGCTATCGCGACCGGCTCGAGCATTTTGCTAGGAGCTATGAGTGGAATTATTTTGAAGGCAGAGAAGGCTTGACCAGCCAGGACCTGATTCCTTGGAAGTACCCAAGCGACCAAGAATTGTTCGACCTCAATATGCGAGGCATATATCTTGGCAACTATGTTTACTGGGAGGCCAACAACCATACGGACATGGTCATTGAGCGCTACGGCTTCGAGGTCAGCGACGAGCCATTCGACAGGACCTACCGCAGAATGTCCAATCTGGACGACATGCACGAGAATGGAATTCACGACTATCTCAAATTCATTAAGTTTGGCTACGGACGCTGCACCGATCACACCAGCAAGGACCTCCGGGCAGGCTTAATGGATCGTACGAAAGCGCTTGAGTTGGTAATGTCCTATGACCCGGTTAAGCCCAGGGACTTGGCACGTTGGCTGCAATATGTCGGAATGAGTGAGGCAGAGTTCGACGCAATTGCCGATACTTTTCGCGATCCTCGCGTATGGTGGCGAGAAGGCGGCAAATGGGTCAAGCACGATATCATAGAGCAAGGTTAA
- a CDS encoding methyltransferase domain-containing protein — protein sequence MTEIPIRPDALEKLEAQFEPLAPWMHCFKFHDSAYVGYYKIQGRNLNETYCHRASDAGRIDLLRTAYQKSNIAYPRRWFASLCDHLELSDLSQSSLLDISSATGEKSFWFAKLGFGKVVSTEIRRNQHLQHQAILDSTSDQDYSRITAVHDAVSADHPDFPERYEKFDVVCSFGLLYHLSNPYQHILNLYQLSKRYVLLETFTHQDHNAMDYWAFLPEDQSVITKAISSISWRPHYLAVRKIARLAGFRRVEILYPDCFSVNFPDFESGDFPRNERCREGLLRKLGVKTDYHCRMSAFRKNYDPTYYEPTGMNPNYFYYILEK from the coding sequence ATGACTGAAATTCCAATCAGACCCGATGCCCTTGAAAAATTAGAGGCTCAGTTCGAGCCTTTAGCCCCTTGGATGCATTGCTTCAAGTTTCATGACTCTGCCTATGTCGGCTACTACAAAATCCAGGGCCGCAACCTTAATGAAACATACTGCCACCGTGCGTCAGATGCGGGAAGAATTGATCTTCTGCGTACGGCCTACCAAAAATCCAATATTGCCTACCCTCGCCGATGGTTTGCGTCACTCTGCGACCATCTAGAGCTTTCTGATTTGAGCCAGTCAAGTCTTCTCGACATCTCAAGCGCAACTGGGGAAAAGTCGTTTTGGTTTGCCAAGCTCGGTTTTGGCAAAGTTGTTTCCACAGAAATTCGTAGAAATCAGCACCTGCAGCACCAGGCCATTCTCGATTCAACCAGCGATCAGGACTATTCCAGAATTACAGCCGTGCACGACGCTGTATCAGCAGACCATCCTGACTTTCCTGAGAGATACGAGAAGTTCGATGTCGTTTGCAGTTTTGGCCTCTTGTATCACTTGTCAAATCCGTACCAGCATATTCTCAATCTGTATCAGCTGAGCAAACGGTACGTTCTGTTAGAAACATTCACGCATCAAGACCACAACGCCATGGATTACTGGGCGTTTTTGCCAGAAGATCAGAGCGTCATTACAAAGGCCATTTCGTCGATCTCATGGCGCCCGCATTACTTGGCCGTACGAAAAATTGCCCGGCTTGCAGGTTTTCGGCGTGTTGAAATTCTTTATCCGGATTGCTTCTCTGTAAATTTTCCCGATTTTGAGTCAGGAGATTTCCCGAGAAATGAGCGTTGTCGCGAGGGCCTTCTACGCAAACTCGGCGTAAAAACCGATTATCATTGCCGAATGTCCGCCTTTCGAAAAAACTATGACCCCACCTACTACGAGCCGACAGGCATGAACCCAAATTACTTTTATTATATACTTGAGAAATAG